The Streptomyces sp. 135 sequence CGAGTCAGCTGCCGCGAGCCGGACCTGCTCACGCCGATCTCGTTCCTCGGCTGTCAGCCGCCACCATCGGGATACCTCACCCCTCCGGCATAGCGCAGCGGACGCCAACCGTCACGACCCCACGTAACCCGCAGCATTAAAGATCTCTAGCTATCCGACTGGCTCTCGATGCGAGTGACCTGATCAGGGCCGGGATGGTCCACGCCAGGCACCATGGGGTTCTCGTAGTCGAACTCCACCTTGCCGAAGGAGTCGCTGGTGATGGGCGGGGGGTCATTGTCAGCGATGATCAGTTGCAAGCGTTCGCCATATGCGTCAGCCAACGTCCTGAAGCGGCTGTAGATCTCGGCCGCGCGTTGGCGGTCGGAGGCGTTGTTGCCGAAGGCCTTGCGCGGTGAATCGATCACAAGGAGCGATGGAACGAGGACGTCGGAGTGGTCGAGTCCGAAGGCAAGGAGCGTGAGGCTGTAGGCGAGGTTGACGGAGGTGGCGATGCCCCCGCCGGAGGCCTGCAGGGTCTCGAAGGGCCGTCCGTTGACCACCGGCAGGTAGGTGTCGCGGTCGATGACGGCCGTGTCGACCCAGGGCAGGTTCCAGCTGGTGAGCAGTCGGCTGAACTCGGTGCTGAGGTCACCGAGCAGAGTCTGGTTGGCCTTGAGCTGATCGGACTTCTCCTTGATGTCCTTGTTCAGCTGCCGGCGGTCGGCCTTGAGTGAGCGGATGTCCGCGTCGATGGTGCGCACCCGTGCCCAGGATTCGCGCAGTTGGGTGATGGCGTCAATGCTGGCCTTGAGCGAGGCGACGCGGGAGCTGGCCTCGGCGATGGCGTCAAAGCGCGGGGCGACCGCATCACGGGTCTGGGCGTCGAGCTCTCGGCGCAGGCTGGTGACGGCGAAGCTGAGTTGCTGTGACCGTTCCTGGACGGTCTGCAGGTGTGCCTCGTCCGACTGCTGGATGGCTTGTGCGTCCTCAAGCTGCTGCTGCAGGGCCGTGCGTGTCTCTTCGATGGCAGCCGGGTCGATGTCGGCCTCGACTGGGTCGGGTTGGAGACAGACAAGGCAGTGATCGTGTTCGACGGCCCGGGCCGCCAGCGACTGCATGCACCGCGGGCAGACTACGAACTCGAAGGGGGAGAGCTGGTCGATGGCCGTGACCGACCGTGCGAGACGGGAGAGGTCGA is a genomic window containing:
- a CDS encoding ATP-binding protein, with amino-acid sequence MAVHLRIVALTVTTAETEQTYRFDRPATVITGPIGTGKSSLLMLFKHALGGSAMLTPAVRDHVLSVQAEVVAGDERVVLRRTIEGDTADTVDLLDPHSLALERTLPLRASEGVTTLSDHLLDALGFPREQIAARREGVARPQNLTFNDLYAYVYLQAREIDRQVVGHLDSWFETKRRELFRLMFGLTDSALMELKRTRNQLLDTLKARTAEHDNVSSFLAASDPRSDDELRAELTQLRDTLERASSALASLRAELEDQTAADTALRDELQNAIRAARQTEEEVSAAADLVEARHAVVAQVQLDLSRLARSVTAIDQLSPFEFVVCPRCMQSLAARAVEHDHCLVCLQPDPVEADIDPAAIEETRTALQQQLEDAQAIQQSDEAHLQTVQERSQQLSFAVTSLRRELDAQTRDAVAPRFDAIAEASSRVASLKASIDAITQLRESWARVRTIDADIRSLKADRRQLNKDIKEKSDQLKANQTLLGDLSTEFSRLLTSWNLPWVDTAVIDRDTYLPVVNGRPFETLQASGGGIATSVNLAYSLTLLAFGLDHSDVLVPSLLVIDSPRKAFGNNASDRQRAAEIYSRFRTLADAYGERLQLIIADNDPPPITSDSFGKVEFDYENPMVPGVDHPGPDQVTRIESQSDS